The following DNA comes from Kluyveromyces lactis strain NRRL Y-1140 chromosome E complete sequence.
TGCTTTTGTAGTGTTTGTAGGGTCTATTGGATTGCACTGAAGAACACTTTTCGGTAATGATGAGATAGTAAGAGAGCTTGTGATTAGATCGTTCCAATTTTTATTGTTCGGATCCAAAAAGTCGTACACGATAGAAGTCTTTGTTATTTCCTGGTTTTTCAAGAGTctgttcaagaaacttgTAAGCATCCTGATTCTGTGCCGTATGAGCTTCTCATCATTCGTGGTAACCGGTCCGTTAATTACTGATAGCGAAAGATCTACTGAGTCTCCGCTTTCCGTTGGTAATAGGTAACTTGATTTAGAATATGTCATTGCTTTTCCGTAACTCTTGAGTGATTGCTTTTCAGGAATTGGCGGGATCAAACTTATTGGAAATAACTTAACTAACACTTTCCGCAAACTCTCAAAATCGCTGTAACGCCGCTTCACAATTGAATCACCATATTTGATAGCGTAAGCGATATATGTTCTTCCCTGTCCTTCGGATACTTTACTTGCCTCGAGTATTTGGGCCCTTTTCTTACCTTCTTTTGTCATCCCGCTCGCGTTATGGTTTAAGGTATTATATGGCACATCTGGCGAACTATCCTTACTCGTAGCTACTGAGCTCCTACGCCGTTCCTTActattttttcttctgtttggCTGAAGAAGCTGGTCCTCGTTATCATCACTTCCGGCGTTTTTGGCATTctcatcatcgtcatcattCTTTCCATTCTCATCACTTCCGTCCACGTTATCCTGCATATAGTTGAAAAATGGGTTGTCCTTTTTGATAATCTGGGTATGTATTACATTCTCATGAGGTTGATCACCGTTCTGGTTCGTGACTGCAGTGTCTTTGGGAGATCCGTTGCTTTCCCTTCTCATCTCGCTCTGCGTCTGTAAATCAGGTTCATGCTCCTTATGCTCCTCAACAGTCTTATTGTTTTTAAGTCTTGAAGGACTGTTATTTTCTAAATGCGTTACTGAATTCGGCATTGGTTCAAAATTTATCTGCATAAGGTCACTAAATAGCTCTTCATATGCTCCTAATTCAACCCTTTATCTACTCATATTGAAGTTCGTGTCAATTCATAAGGGGCGTTTTACATGTCAACAAGTTGTAACTTAACTGCCATGTTCGGGTAACAGTCTTCTCGATTTCTAATACGT
Coding sequences within:
- the ATG20 gene encoding Atg20p (similar to uniprot|Q07528 Saccharomyces cerevisiae YDL113C ATG20 Protein required for transport of aminopeptidase I (Lap4p) through the cytoplasm-to-vacuole targeting pathway binds phosphatidylinositol-3-phosphate involved in localization of membranes to the preautophagosome potential Cdc28p substrate), whose translation is MQINFEPMPNSVTHLENNSPSRLKNNKTVEEHKEHEPDLQTQSEMRRESNGSPKDTAVTNQNGDQPHENVIHTQIIKKDNPFFNYMQDNVDGSDENGKNDDDDENAKNAGSDDNEDQLLQPNRRKNSKERRRSSVATSKDSSPDVPYNTLNHNASGMTKEGKKRAQILEASKVSEGQGRTYIAYAIKYGDSIVKRRYSDFESLRKVLVKLFPISLIPPIPEKQSLKSYGKAMTYSKSSYLLPTESGDSVDLSLSVINGPVTTNDEKLIRHRIRMLTSFLNRLLKNQEITKTSIVYDFLDPNNKNWNDLITSSLTISSLPKSVLQCNPIDPTNTTKAHSYLPVPSSSTQLLASKDNHSASDADEFTKIEAEFKNYEQLIHSGLYKYSRATTKEVNYLREDLKGISSEFAQLSTDETKNESGLAELLSHSSDAYGTLQEILETLVGNLHYNINEPLSECAHMATAVRDLIHYRRLKLIQKDILERTILYKRGQLIKFQQQENDHKQIDNMVKEELGTNGAVNLENPAGPQSYSGKFINKFTQLAIIIKDSVSYQEQDPAAAARSLEKELIQLDETLKVATSDLVVISETLKNTELPNFIKERDEELTQIFKNYAKYMKENATRNLEIWKELHNRIQEA